The following proteins are encoded in a genomic region of Streptomyces collinus Tu 365:
- a CDS encoding malonic semialdehyde reductase, translated as MSLVLDPTAQDLLFREARTANTFTDEPVTDEQVQAIYDLVKYGPTAFNQSPLRITLVRSPEARERLVRHMAEGNRPKTATAPLVAILSADNEFHEELPTLLPHFPAAKDLFFSERPVRESAAGMNAALQAAYFIIGVRAAGLAAGPMTGLDFAGVQKEFLDDDHTPLMVVNIGRPGPDAWHPRSPRLAYDDVVTTV; from the coding sequence ATGTCTCTCGTTCTTGACCCCACCGCCCAGGACCTGCTGTTCCGCGAGGCCCGCACCGCGAACACCTTCACCGACGAGCCGGTGACCGACGAGCAGGTCCAGGCGATCTACGACCTGGTCAAGTACGGCCCGACCGCCTTCAACCAGTCGCCGCTGCGCATCACCCTGGTCCGCTCCCCCGAGGCCCGCGAGCGCCTGGTGCGGCACATGGCCGAGGGCAACCGGCCCAAGACCGCCACCGCCCCGCTGGTCGCGATCCTCTCCGCGGACAACGAGTTCCACGAGGAGCTGCCCACCCTGCTCCCGCACTTCCCGGCCGCCAAGGACCTCTTCTTCTCCGAGCGCCCGGTCCGGGAGAGCGCCGCCGGCATGAACGCCGCCCTCCAGGCCGCGTACTTCATCATCGGCGTCCGCGCCGCCGGCCTCGCCGCGGGCCCCATGACCGGTCTCGACTTCGCCGGCGTCCAGAAGGAGTTCCTGGACGACGACCACACCCCGCTGATGGTCGTCAACATCGGCCGCCCGGGCCC
- a CDS encoding exodeoxyribonuclease VII small subunit, translating into MTSKVDEALSYEQARDELIEVVRRLEAGGTTLEESLALWERGEELAKVCRRWLEGARARLDAALAEEESGEKGE; encoded by the coding sequence ATGACCAGCAAGGTGGATGAGGCGCTCTCGTACGAGCAGGCGCGGGACGAGCTGATCGAGGTCGTGCGGCGCCTCGAGGCCGGCGGTACGACGCTGGAGGAGTCCCTGGCGCTGTGGGAGCGCGGCGAGGAGCTCGCCAAGGTGTGCCGGCGGTGGCTGGAGGGTGCCCGGGCCCGCCTCGACGCGGCTCTCGCCGAGGAGGAGTCCGGCGAGAAGGGGGAGTGA
- the xseA gene encoding exodeoxyribonuclease VII large subunit translates to MAVNTSPDTPLPVGEVSRMIGGWIDRLGAVWVEGQITQLSRRPGAGVVFLTLRDPSHDISVGVTCYRQVFDAVADVVGEGARVVVLAKPEWYAPRGQLSLRAAEIRPVGVGELLARLEQLKKALAAEGLFAPERKKPLPFLPQLIGLVCGRASAAERDVLENARHRWPAVRFEVRNVAVQGVHAVPQVVQAVKELDAREDVDVIVVARGGGSVEDLLPFSDEQLVRAVAECRTPVVSAIGHEPDNPLLDHVADLRASTPTDAAKKVVPDVGEELERVRMLRDRARRCVHAAVEREERGLAHALARPSMEDPHRMLDERADHVASLLDRGRRTLGHLLDRADSELTHTHARVVALSPAATLRRGYAVLQRADGHVVRDPAGVAAGETLRARVAEGEFTVRVDTVDDVDV, encoded by the coding sequence ATGGCTGTGAACACGTCGCCCGACACACCGCTGCCCGTCGGTGAGGTCTCCCGGATGATCGGGGGCTGGATCGACCGGCTCGGCGCGGTGTGGGTCGAGGGGCAGATCACGCAGTTGTCGCGGCGGCCGGGCGCGGGGGTGGTGTTCCTGACCCTGCGGGACCCGTCGCACGACATCTCCGTCGGCGTGACCTGCTACCGCCAGGTGTTCGACGCCGTCGCCGACGTCGTCGGCGAGGGTGCCCGGGTCGTGGTGCTGGCGAAACCGGAGTGGTACGCGCCGCGCGGGCAGCTCTCCCTGCGGGCCGCGGAGATACGGCCGGTGGGTGTCGGTGAGCTGCTGGCCCGCCTGGAGCAGCTCAAGAAGGCGCTGGCGGCCGAGGGGCTGTTCGCGCCGGAGCGCAAGAAGCCGCTGCCGTTCCTGCCGCAGCTCATCGGGCTGGTGTGCGGCCGTGCCTCCGCGGCCGAGCGTGACGTGCTGGAGAACGCCCGGCACCGCTGGCCCGCCGTCCGCTTCGAGGTGCGCAACGTGGCCGTGCAGGGCGTGCACGCCGTCCCGCAGGTGGTCCAGGCCGTCAAGGAGCTGGACGCACGGGAGGACGTGGACGTCATCGTCGTCGCCCGGGGCGGCGGCAGCGTGGAGGACCTGCTGCCCTTCTCCGACGAGCAGCTCGTGCGGGCCGTGGCCGAGTGCCGTACGCCGGTGGTCTCGGCCATCGGGCACGAGCCGGACAACCCGCTGCTCGATCATGTCGCCGACCTGCGCGCCTCCACGCCGACCGACGCGGCCAAGAAGGTGGTGCCGGACGTCGGCGAGGAGCTCGAGCGGGTGCGGATGCTCCGGGACCGGGCCCGGCGGTGTGTGCACGCGGCCGTGGAGCGGGAGGAGCGGGGTCTGGCGCACGCGCTGGCGCGGCCGTCCATGGAGGACCCGCACCGGATGCTCGACGAGCGCGCGGACCACGTGGCGTCCCTGCTGGACCGTGGCCGGCGCACCCTGGGGCACCTGCTGGACCGCGCCGACTCGGAGCTGACGCACACGCACGCGCGCGTGGTGGCCCTGTCGCCCGCCGCCACGCTGCGGCGCGGCTACGCGGTGCTCCAGCGGGCGGACGGGCACGTGGTGCGCGACCCGGCCGGGGTGGCGGCCGGCGAGACGCTGCGCGCGCGGGTCGCCGAGGGCGAGTTCACTGTCCGTGTCGATACCGTCGACGACGTCGATGTCTAG
- a CDS encoding 4-hydroxy-3-methylbut-2-enyl diphosphate reductase translates to MGGMTASSGRRVLLAAPRGYCAGVDRAVIAVEKALEQYGAPIYVRHEIVHNKYVVQTLEKKGAVFVERTEEVPPGNIVMFSAHGVAPVVHEEARQGRLATIDATCPLVTKVHKEAVRYANDDYDILLIGHEGHEEVIGTSGEAPDHIQLVDGPEDVAKVEVRDPSKVVWLSQTTLSVDETMETVDALKTKFPGLVSPPSDDICYATQNRQLAVKQMGAEAELVIVVGSRNSSNSKRLVEVAKLAGARAAYLVDFADEIDEAWLEGVTTVGVTSGASVPEVLVEQVLEWLTERGYGDVEIVKAAAESITFSLPKELRRDLRDEATALVAERGGSGARDTAAG, encoded by the coding sequence ATGGGTGGCATGACCGCTTCGTCTGGCCGCCGTGTCCTGCTCGCCGCCCCCCGGGGCTACTGCGCCGGTGTGGACCGCGCCGTGATCGCCGTCGAGAAGGCCCTGGAGCAGTACGGGGCCCCGATCTACGTCCGGCACGAGATCGTCCACAACAAGTACGTCGTGCAGACCCTGGAGAAGAAGGGCGCCGTCTTCGTCGAGCGGACGGAGGAGGTGCCGCCGGGGAACATCGTGATGTTCTCCGCGCACGGCGTCGCGCCCGTGGTGCACGAGGAGGCCCGCCAGGGCCGGCTCGCCACCATCGACGCCACCTGCCCGCTGGTCACCAAGGTCCACAAGGAAGCCGTCCGGTACGCCAACGACGACTACGACATCCTGCTGATCGGGCACGAGGGCCACGAGGAGGTCATCGGCACCTCCGGCGAGGCCCCCGACCACATCCAGCTCGTGGACGGCCCCGAGGACGTCGCCAAGGTCGAGGTGCGCGACCCCTCGAAGGTCGTCTGGCTGTCCCAGACCACCCTCTCCGTGGACGAGACCATGGAGACCGTCGACGCCCTGAAGACGAAGTTCCCCGGTCTCGTCTCGCCGCCCAGCGACGACATCTGCTACGCCACCCAGAACCGCCAGCTCGCCGTGAAGCAGATGGGCGCCGAGGCCGAGCTGGTCATCGTGGTCGGCTCGCGCAACTCCTCCAACTCCAAGCGGCTGGTCGAGGTCGCCAAGCTCGCCGGTGCCCGCGCGGCCTACCTGGTGGACTTCGCCGACGAGATCGACGAGGCATGGCTGGAGGGCGTCACCACGGTCGGTGTCACCTCCGGCGCCTCCGTCCCCGAGGTCCTGGTCGAGCAGGTCCTGGAGTGGCTCACCGAGCGCGGCTACGGCGACGTCGAGATCGTCAAGGCGGCCGCGGAGTCCATCACCTTCTCGCTGCCCAAGGAGCTCCGCCGCGACCTGCGCGACGAGGCCACCGCCCTGGTCGCCGAGCGCGGCGGTTCGGGCGCCCGGGACACCGCCGCCGGGTGA
- the ppgK gene encoding polyphosphate--glucose phosphotransferase produces MQIFGVDIGGSGIKGAPVDLDKGDLAQERCKVLTPHPATPDGVADGVKQVVDHFGWSGPVGLTFPGVVTGGSTVRTAANVDKSWIDTDAGALFSGRLGGLPVTVVNDADAAGVAEMEFGAGRGRRGTVVLLTFGTGIGSAVFVDGVLVPNTELGHLELEGHDAEKRASSKAKEDHDLSWERWARRVQKYLAHVEMLFSPELFIVGGGVSRKADKFLHLVDGVRAEIVPAQLQNNAGIVGAAMRAAQTRHG; encoded by the coding sequence ATGCAGATCTTCGGCGTGGACATCGGTGGATCCGGGATCAAGGGCGCCCCTGTGGACCTGGACAAGGGCGACCTGGCCCAGGAGCGGTGCAAGGTGCTCACCCCGCACCCGGCGACGCCCGACGGCGTGGCCGACGGCGTGAAGCAGGTCGTGGACCATTTCGGCTGGTCGGGCCCGGTGGGCCTGACCTTCCCCGGCGTGGTCACCGGCGGCTCCACGGTCCGTACGGCGGCCAACGTCGACAAGAGCTGGATCGACACCGACGCGGGGGCCCTGTTCAGCGGCCGGCTGGGCGGCCTGCCGGTGACCGTGGTCAACGACGCGGACGCGGCGGGCGTCGCCGAGATGGAGTTCGGCGCCGGGCGCGGCCGCCGGGGCACGGTCGTCCTGCTCACCTTCGGCACCGGCATCGGCAGCGCCGTCTTCGTGGACGGCGTCCTGGTGCCCAACACGGAGCTGGGCCACCTGGAGCTGGAGGGGCACGACGCCGAGAAGCGCGCCTCCAGCAAGGCCAAGGAGGACCACGACCTGAGCTGGGAGCGCTGGGCCCGCCGGGTCCAGAAGTACCTCGCCCACGTCGAGATGCTCTTCTCGCCCGAGCTGTTCATCGTCGGCGGCGGGGTCAGCCGCAAGGCGGACAAGTTCCTCCACCTCGTCGACGGCGTCCGGGCCGAGATCGTCCCGGCCCAGCTCCAGAACAACGCCGGGATCGTCGGAGCGGCGATGCGGGCGGCACAGACCCGCCACGGCTAG
- a CDS encoding DUF6542 domain-containing protein, producing MEQHRRRPPHDARRRRDRSASLPAQARWRAGEGRYTRDAGGSARPVPGTRPAPGDGVPGPRLTGLGGGLFCAAAMLLLGFVDQLLFGASLTLYGVLFLPVCVLTALWVRGGDLLTAPVVVPIAFLAGLFPVADGRGGLSGRMMGLVTGLATQAGWLYGGTLVAGVIVLGRRVRWVRARRRT from the coding sequence ATGGAGCAACACAGGAGGCGACCCCCGCACGACGCACGGCGACGCCGCGACCGGTCGGCGTCGCTGCCGGCGCAGGCCCGGTGGCGGGCGGGCGAGGGCAGGTACACCAGAGACGCCGGCGGCAGCGCGCGGCCGGTGCCCGGCACCCGGCCCGCCCCCGGGGACGGAGTGCCGGGGCCCCGGCTGACCGGGCTCGGCGGCGGGCTGTTCTGCGCGGCCGCGATGCTGCTGCTCGGCTTCGTGGACCAGCTCCTGTTCGGCGCGTCCCTGACGCTGTACGGCGTGCTGTTCCTGCCGGTGTGCGTGCTGACCGCCCTGTGGGTGCGCGGCGGCGACCTGCTCACCGCACCCGTCGTCGTGCCGATCGCCTTCCTGGCGGGCCTCTTCCCCGTCGCCGACGGCCGGGGCGGCCTGAGCGGACGGATGATGGGGCTGGTGACCGGGCTCGCCACCCAGGCGGGCTGGCTCTACGGGGGGACGCTGGTCGCGGGGGTGATCGTGCTCGGGCGCCGGGTGCGGTGGGTCCGCGCCCGGCGCCGCACCTGA
- the ychF gene encoding redox-regulated ATPase YchF, translating into MSLTIGIVGLPNVGKSTLFNALTKNDVLAANYPFATIEPNVGVVGVPDGRLAKLASIFSSERILPATVDFVDIAGIVRGASEGEGLGNKFLANIRESDAICQVIRAFKDENVVHVDGKVSPKDDIETINTELILADLQTIEKVLPRLQKESRIKKDIAPKVKAVEEAKEILEKGDTLFAHGIVQGTERNELLHDLHLLTTKPFLYVFNVDEDELVDEDFKNEQRALVAPAEAIFLNAKLEQDLAELDEEEALELLESVGQHEPGLATLARVGFDTLGLQTYLTAGPKESRAWTIKKGATAPEAAGVIHTDFQKGFIKAEVISFGDLVETGSVTEARAKGKARMEGKDYVMQDGDVVEFRFNV; encoded by the coding sequence GTGTCGCTCACGATCGGAATCGTCGGCCTGCCGAATGTCGGCAAGTCGACCCTGTTCAACGCCCTGACCAAGAACGACGTGCTGGCGGCCAACTACCCGTTCGCCACGATCGAGCCGAACGTCGGCGTGGTCGGCGTCCCCGACGGCCGGCTGGCCAAGCTGGCGTCGATCTTCAGCTCCGAGCGCATCCTCCCGGCCACGGTGGACTTCGTGGACATCGCCGGCATCGTGCGCGGCGCGTCCGAGGGCGAGGGCCTGGGCAACAAGTTCCTCGCGAACATCCGTGAGTCCGACGCGATCTGCCAGGTCATCCGGGCCTTCAAGGACGAGAACGTCGTCCACGTCGACGGCAAGGTCTCGCCGAAGGACGACATCGAGACGATCAACACCGAGCTGATCCTCGCCGACCTCCAGACCATCGAGAAGGTCCTGCCGCGCCTCCAGAAGGAGTCGCGCATCAAGAAGGACATCGCGCCCAAGGTCAAGGCCGTCGAGGAGGCCAAGGAGATCCTGGAGAAGGGCGACACGCTCTTCGCGCACGGCATCGTCCAGGGCACCGAGCGCAACGAGCTGCTGCACGACCTGCACCTGCTCACCACCAAGCCCTTCCTCTACGTCTTCAACGTCGACGAGGACGAGCTGGTCGACGAGGACTTCAAGAACGAGCAGCGCGCCCTGGTCGCCCCGGCCGAGGCGATCTTCCTCAACGCCAAGCTGGAGCAGGACCTCGCCGAGCTGGACGAGGAGGAGGCCCTGGAGCTGCTGGAGTCCGTCGGGCAGCACGAGCCGGGCCTCGCCACGCTGGCCCGCGTCGGCTTCGACACCCTGGGCCTGCAGACCTACCTGACGGCGGGCCCCAAGGAGTCCCGCGCCTGGACGATCAAGAAGGGCGCCACGGCCCCCGAGGCGGCCGGTGTGATCCACACCGACTTCCAGAAGGGCTTCATCAAGGCCGAGGTCATCTCCTTCGGCGACCTCGTCGAGACCGGCTCGGTCACCGAGGCCCGCGCCAAGGGCAAGGCCCGCATGGAGGGCAAGGACTACGTGATGCAGGACGGCGACGTGGTGGAGTTCCGCTTCAACGTGTAA
- a CDS encoding type II toxin-antitoxin system RelE family toxin: MSEYRTVFRPEAQAELRKIPRDMALRILAKLTVLETDPLGFNTTALVSQPERRRLRVGDYRVVYTIDNGELVVWVAR; this comes from the coding sequence GTGAGTGAGTACCGAACCGTCTTCCGCCCCGAGGCGCAGGCCGAGCTTCGGAAGATCCCCCGCGACATGGCGCTGCGCATCCTGGCCAAGCTGACCGTGTTGGAGACCGACCCTCTCGGCTTCAACACCACCGCACTCGTGTCACAGCCCGAACGACGCCGTCTTCGCGTCGGCGACTACCGCGTCGTCTACACGATCGACAACGGCGAGCTGGTGGTCTGGGTCGCACGGTGA
- a CDS encoding type II toxin-antitoxin system Phd/YefM family antitoxin, whose translation MTQPLPIESIRDVRAHLAEVVERADRDDVPTVITRRGKEVAAVVSIEVLRKYQEWEEREINRIIDERMANPAPGIPIEDIMRETLARGE comes from the coding sequence GTGACGCAGCCACTGCCCATAGAGTCCATTCGCGACGTGCGAGCACACCTGGCGGAGGTCGTGGAGCGCGCAGACCGCGACGATGTACCCACGGTGATCACACGCCGAGGCAAGGAAGTCGCGGCCGTCGTCTCCATTGAGGTTCTGCGCAAGTATCAGGAGTGGGAAGAGCGCGAGATCAATCGGATCATCGACGAGCGCATGGCCAACCCCGCACCCGGCATCCCGATCGAGGACATCATGAGGGAGACGCTGGCGCGCGGTGAGTGA